The sequence CTTGGAGAAAAATAAATGGTccgcaaatatatatttaattcatgcatgtatttgagaaaataaattaaatatatatttaccagcgaattttcatgaaataaagaaagaatgaagaatttttaagttcatgcatcatgtaagaatttttaatgTGAAGTTTAAgggcatgttaagaaaaataaagtttttaaggaagttgaagtgaaggtagAAAGTgaatgtggttggaggccgggatatcgggcccggtgaccttcctgtTATTGTTATGATGAGCATATGGATCCACCTGAGAGGGATGATCAAGTGGCATAAGAGGTGAAGATCGCACAGCCACGTACGTTAGTTTTTATAATTGATCAATCGTTATGTATGAGGCCACCGACATAGATGCAACCTGTtcagttttaaaaatttaagaaatgtCATATTATGATAAGTATTAAGTATAAAGTTATGATGATATTTCTTACGATGGGATATGTTGATGTGATGATTAAGATGCAACATTATGTAATGTTTAAAAGATCATGCATGtataagttttatttatgatattttataagATGAGTGCTTGTATGTGGTTTTATGTTGTTATATAAGGGTAGATTTAAATGATGCAGGTGAGAATTAGTATATTAATGAAGACGTAGTCCCAACTGGCCGTGAAGGCGTATGAGCGTCCGAGCATCTAGTTCAGCCTGTGACCATTGGATGATACAGTTTTGAGGAAATCATgttttaaacaatattttattttccgcACATGTTAGAATTTATTCATGCTTTAATTTCAAGATTTGCATGAGTATGGAATATTTTAAGTATGCTTGGATTTTGGATTTTACGaaattatgtttaattttgcaTGAGATTTATGTATGCATAGAAATTCTAACGATATATGATTTTACGTATTTATGTTAGGgattttgcatgcatgtattttattaagtttaagtatataatttaatttgatttttttaagtgCATGTgatgcatttttattttgtataatattttatgtaaAATTAGTTTAAGtatagtatatatatgtatgggcatatatatgtatatatagtataattattattttaaagtaaataaatagaataaattattttaaaaaaattcagtagtattttgggtcgtttcaattggtatcagatcCATGGTCTTTGGAGGGTGACTAgcctgctacgtggagctcaTAAACCGCACTGTCATTCCGTGAGTTTTAAAGtgtttttaattatgtttttacGTATGGGACACATGATTTATGTTTTCAGTGATTTAAGTTACAAAAATTTAAGTTACGaaaattttaagttaaaaaTCTTAGTTATGCATGTTGGTTACGTGTGGAATTTATGGGAATTGCAGTATGCCTCTAAGAAGAGCTACATGTCAGACTAACAACGAGGATGCCGATCCAGAGGGCAATGGACCAGAAGGTGCTCTGGGAATCCACCACCACCAGTAGCACTTACATCAATCGAGAGTACCAGTGTTGACATGCTGGCAGGGATTACACGGTTACTCGATAGTCACGCTGGGCATCCTAAGAAGTCCCACGAAGAAGATGtagctgagaggttccagaagcaGGGACCGAATGAGTTCTGGGGAACCACTGATCCACTTGTTGCTAGGGAGTGGATTTTCTCATTGGAGACCATATATGTGTATATGGGGTTGCAGGATACTGACAACGTTTGTTGTGCAATATATATGCTGAAAGAAGATGccgctctttggtgggagggcgcAGTGATTGGCTTGGATTTGACAGCATTGACTTGGGAGAACTTCAAGAACACCTT comes from Henckelia pumila isolate YLH828 chromosome 4, ASM3356847v2, whole genome shotgun sequence and encodes:
- the LOC140861501 gene encoding uncharacterized protein, which codes for MLAGITRLLDSHAGHPKKSHEEDVAERFQKQGPNEFWGTTDPLVAREWIFSLETIYVYMGLQDTDNVCCAIYMLKEDAALWWEGAVIGLDLTALTWENFKNTFFEKYFTEDVHSQLVRDFMSLRQGDKSVVEFEKWFERGCHFVPMIAKDEKEKLRHFTDGLRYDIKNDVYMEVVMTYKAEVNRAFWLEKG